One window from the genome of Enterobacteriaceae bacterium Kacie_13 encodes:
- a CDS encoding EAL domain-containing protein, protein MLVKNEMLFSTDMLIPGARLQPIISTHNGELFGYEMLSHRLGSLDMEAYFEHAPRQVTRNILQRQLSFARHTEHDFYYFINIPVRELTSPFLITEEAGDSKIIIEIQDPRSLLALSPQEMSALKKNVLALQQAGYQVWIDDMEDDLISVVDSLTFEVDGIKVDKLLFWSLSENMSRLRNLLTTFRQYSSTLLIEGIETERHRAIAESCGVTYMQGYLWPEKILQDIPVTLQRIRCDQYNDSV, encoded by the coding sequence ATGCTAGTCAAAAATGAAATGTTATTCTCTACGGACATGCTTATTCCCGGCGCTCGACTGCAGCCGATTATCTCGACTCATAACGGTGAGTTATTTGGCTACGAAATGCTGAGTCATCGCCTGGGCTCGCTGGATATGGAGGCTTATTTCGAGCACGCTCCCCGTCAGGTGACACGGAATATTTTGCAAAGGCAACTGTCTTTCGCCCGCCATACAGAGCATGACTTTTATTACTTTATCAACATTCCGGTTCGTGAGTTAACCTCTCCCTTCCTGATAACTGAAGAGGCTGGGGATTCAAAAATAATCATTGAAATTCAGGATCCCCGGTCACTATTAGCCTTGTCTCCTCAGGAGATGTCCGCGCTGAAGAAAAATGTGCTGGCACTTCAACAGGCGGGCTATCAGGTATGGATCGACGATATGGAAGATGATCTCATTTCTGTCGTGGACAGTCTGACGTTCGAAGTTGATGGAATAAAAGTCGACAAGTTACTGTTCTGGTCATTGTCGGAGAATATGAGCAGGCTGAGAAATTTATTAACCACATTCAGGCAGTATTCTTCCACATTGCTGATTGAAGGAATTGAAACTGAAAGGCATCGCGCGATAGCAGAATCCTGCGGTGTGACCTACATGCAGGGTTACCTGTGGCCGGAAAAAATTCTTCAAGATATTCCCGTGACCCTACAAAGGATTCGATGTGATCAATATAATGATTCAGTCTGA
- a CDS encoding response regulator: protein MTPFSAIVIDDHPLVRASISLLLQKDGTINVVLASGEGKDAIGFLHRQPADLLILDIELPDMDGIDVFRHVHATRPETKVLFLSAKDERIYATKAIQMGANGFISKHKDLEEIYTAAKMILSGYSFFPADLLNHLRRSALNKGGKGPLTGREMMILQHIVLGETNKMIANYLNISEKTVSTHKTNIKQKLNLVSIVDLIEYAKQNNLI, encoded by the coding sequence ATGACCCCGTTTTCGGCCATTGTTATCGATGATCATCCCCTGGTTAGAGCGTCAATTAGCCTCTTACTGCAAAAAGACGGCACCATCAACGTAGTGTTGGCAAGCGGTGAAGGGAAGGATGCGATAGGCTTTCTCCATCGGCAACCTGCTGATCTGCTGATTCTCGACATCGAACTGCCGGATATGGACGGCATCGACGTTTTTCGCCATGTCCATGCCACCCGGCCAGAAACCAAAGTGTTATTTTTGTCGGCCAAAGATGAACGGATTTATGCTACCAAAGCGATTCAAATGGGTGCCAATGGATTTATCAGCAAACATAAAGACCTCGAAGAAATTTATACTGCCGCTAAAATGATCCTATCCGGTTACTCTTTTTTCCCTGCAGATCTCTTAAATCATTTGAGAAGAAGCGCATTAAATAAGGGAGGAAAAGGTCCTTTAACCGGACGAGAGATGATGATTTTGCAACATATCGTTTTAGGTGAAACCAATAAGATGATCGCTAATTACCTGAATATTAGTGAGAAGACGGTTAGTACGCACAAGACCAATATCAAGCAAAAACTGAATCTGGTCTCTATCGTTGACCTTATTGAATATGCTAAACAAAATAATCTTATTTAA